In a genomic window of Styela clava chromosome 11, kaStyClav1.hap1.2, whole genome shotgun sequence:
- the LOC120347588 gene encoding uncharacterized protein LOC120347588, which yields MDSPGNAREDAPNQVKTVTEQVLSHPNGVTDRKSDVIVDNNASSKNEYATDGNSDVTNRNDYTIKFSRGATNRSDYDHGEAMDSTDGATVKTVTCHSCKHNIKRGNTPQENSSPQVSNCNGQRTCPVDQTQTNSSSNISTDLSVTSGHGNAIEKKNHDNTCDGHISAQKCTECICASTIKDTTDKCDCVTKNGIGVTECEHDAEENSSDVTDNENSITSSDEMFCDCKSIMSSQRSLKDNEKGGTTNGEEINSKKLTKSVSDSASICTYPTQSTLMDFCRICHCEGDAEIGPLIAPCYCRGSLRYVHQACLQQWIKSSDSRHCELCGYQFIMDLKLMPFRKWKKLTMSTTERRKIMFSVMFHVIAITCVIWSLYVLIERTANEIKVGKLQWPFWTKLVVVAIGFTGGLVFMYVQCKVYVQLWKRLKAHNRVIFVKSNSPDEANADTPLDDDVSVQSSNEVTSPQHRDNDAVIVEIQQNQV from the exons ATGGATTCACCAGGAAATGCCAGGGAGGATGCACCAAATCAAGTGAAAACTGTCACCGAACAAGTCTTGAGCCATCCCAATGGTGTCACAGATCGGAAAAGTGATGTCATTGTCGACAACAATGCCTCAAGTAAAAATGAATATGCCACAGATGGTAATAGTGATGTCACAAATAGAAATGACTACACAATAAAGTTTTCTCGTGGTGCCACAAATCGAAGTGACTATGACCATGGTGAGGCCATGGATAGTACAGATGGTGCCACGGTTAAGACTGTTACTTGTCACTCATGTAAACATAATATTAAGAGAGGAAATACACCCCAAGAAAATTCTTCACCTCAGGTCTCTAATTGTAATGGCCAAAGAACTTGCCCAGTAGACCAAACCCAAACGAACAGTAGCTCAAATATTTCAACTGACCTAAGTGTAACGAGTGGCCATGGCAAcgccattgaaaaaaaaaatcacgatAATACCTGTGATGGACATATTTCTGCACAAAAATGCACAGAATGTATTTGCGCTTCTACCATAAAAGATACCACAGATAAATGTGACTGTGTCACGAAAAATGGTATCGGTGTCACAGAATGTGAACACGATGCCGAAGAAAACTCTAGTGACGTCACTGATAATGAGAATAGTATCACAAGCTCAGATGAGATGTTTTGTGATTGCAAAAGTATTATGTCATCACAAAGGTCTTTAAAAGACAACGAAAAAGGGGGAACTACAAACGGGGAGGAAATAAATTCGAAAAAACTCACAAAAAGTGTATCAGACTCGGCTTCAATTTGCACATACCCTACTCAAAGCACTCTG ATGGATTTCTGTAGAATATGTCACTGTGAAGGAGACGCAGAGATTGGTCCGTTGATCGCCCCTTGTTATTGTCGTGGGAGTCTACGCTACGTTCATCAGGCTTGTTTACAACAGTGGATCAAGAGCTCAG ACTCCAGACACTGCGAGCTGTGTGGTTACCAGTTTATAATGGATTTAAAGTTGATGCCTTTTCGGAAA tGGAAGAAACTAACAATGTCAACAACAGAGAGAAGGAAGATCATGTTCAGCGTTATGTTCCATGTCATTGCCATAACCTGTGTGATTTGGTCTCTCTATGTATTGATTGAAAGGACGGCCAATGAGATTAAAGTTG GAAAACTTCAATGGCCATTCTGGACCAAACTAGTCGTTGTCGCCATTGGCTTCACCGGAGGTCTTGTGTTCATGTACGTACAATGCAAG GTGTATGTTCAACTGTGGAAACGTCTCAAAGCTCACAACAGAGTTATATTTGTAAAGAGTAATTCTCCTGATGAGGCGAATG CGGATACCCCATTAGATGATGACGTCTCAGTCCAAAGTTCAAACGAAGTAACCTCACCTCAGCATCGAGATAATGATGCAGTGATTGTGGAGATTCAACAAAACCAAGTTTAG